The Fimbriimonas ginsengisoli Gsoil 348 genome window below encodes:
- a CDS encoding competence/damage-inducible protein A: MTAEIVSVGTELLLGQIVDTHAPVMARILAECGIGCTRRTTIGDNWDRLVSALKEALERADVLITIGGLGPTVDDLTRDAIAAALGDELEKVPEMEAKLREFFSSRNIRWTESIARQAEKPTSARLIDNPNGTAPGLLCEKNGKIVIGLPGPKGEFDPMAYGPVKDYLETIQGAGVIHSRTLRIIGMGESHVEERVRALMDAENPTVAPYAHTGEVHLRITARAATREDADRMLDPLEDEIRRALGHHLYGTDETTLEAAVIAMLKERGETIAVAESMTGGELAARLTAVPGASAAVVGGAVAYSVAAKQAALGVDSALLASAGPVSGEVAEAMALGAQRAFGSTYALAITGNAGPTADAGDRPIGLTFIALATPNGVTVQEQRYRGLREDIRRRATQQALATLRQALL; this comes from the coding sequence ATGACCGCCGAAATCGTTTCCGTCGGAACCGAGCTCCTTCTTGGGCAAATCGTGGACACTCACGCGCCGGTAATGGCGCGGATTCTCGCCGAGTGCGGGATCGGGTGCACCCGCCGAACGACCATCGGCGACAACTGGGATCGGCTCGTATCCGCGCTCAAAGAAGCGCTTGAGCGCGCCGATGTGCTGATCACCATCGGCGGTCTCGGCCCCACCGTCGACGACCTCACCCGAGACGCCATTGCCGCCGCCCTCGGCGACGAGCTGGAGAAGGTGCCCGAGATGGAGGCCAAGCTCCGCGAATTCTTCTCGTCGCGAAATATCCGCTGGACCGAGTCGATCGCCCGCCAAGCCGAGAAGCCGACCTCCGCCCGCCTGATCGACAACCCGAACGGCACCGCCCCCGGTCTCCTCTGTGAGAAAAACGGAAAAATCGTGATCGGCCTTCCCGGACCCAAAGGGGAGTTCGACCCGATGGCGTACGGCCCAGTGAAGGACTACCTGGAGACGATCCAGGGCGCCGGCGTCATCCACTCTCGCACCCTGCGGATCATCGGCATGGGCGAGAGCCACGTCGAAGAGCGCGTACGCGCCCTGATGGACGCCGAAAACCCCACGGTGGCGCCTTACGCGCACACTGGGGAGGTCCACCTGCGGATCACGGCTCGCGCGGCAACGCGGGAGGATGCCGATCGAATGCTCGACCCTCTGGAAGACGAGATCCGCCGCGCCCTCGGACACCACCTCTACGGCACTGATGAAACGACCTTGGAAGCTGCCGTGATCGCGATGCTGAAGGAGCGCGGCGAAACGATCGCCGTCGCCGAGAGCATGACCGGCGGCGAACTTGCCGCCCGTCTCACCGCCGTGCCCGGCGCTTCCGCCGCGGTGGTTGGTGGCGCGGTCGCCTACAGCGTCGCCGCCAAACAAGCCGCGCTTGGAGTCGATTCGGCGCTCCTCGCTTCGGCTGGGCCGGTGAGCGGGGAAGTCGCCGAGGCGATGGCGCTAGGCGCCCAACGTGCATTCGGATCCACCTACGCCTTGGCGATCACCGGGAACGCCGGCCCTACCGCCGACGCGGGAGATCGCCCGATCGGCCTGACCTTCATCGCCCTCGCCACCCCAAACGGCGTCACCGTCCAGGAGCAGCGATATCGAGGTCTCCGGGAAGATATTCGCCGCCGAGCCACTCAGCAGGCACTCGCCACCCTCCGGCAAGCGTTGCTCTAA
- a CDS encoding YdcF family protein, whose protein sequence is MAFSSFEAYEASLSIPREGEVPELSPHEIEQITRLVFIGSDPRPSEVLFVFGTVQGDWETMARMLRDGDCERAILTGYIGPSVYDRGLPIADEMREKLLAHGAPEDRIAVMNRSNNTLEDVEMSLPLLQGVSNILLAAKAHHSGRCLLTLRRFFPEIPIHCLTVDAYYGDILVTRNNWTTTPLGRARVWGEYQRILAYSAKGDIASP, encoded by the coding sequence ATGGCTTTCTCCAGCTTCGAGGCGTACGAAGCCAGTCTCTCGATTCCCCGGGAGGGAGAAGTGCCCGAACTGTCGCCCCATGAAATCGAGCAGATAACCCGTCTCGTCTTCATCGGGTCAGACCCCCGCCCCTCGGAGGTCCTGTTCGTCTTCGGCACGGTGCAAGGCGATTGGGAGACGATGGCCCGCATGCTCCGGGACGGCGACTGCGAAAGAGCGATCCTAACCGGATATATCGGACCCAGCGTCTACGACCGCGGCCTTCCGATCGCCGACGAAATGCGCGAAAAGCTCCTCGCCCACGGCGCTCCGGAGGACCGCATCGCCGTCATGAACCGGTCGAACAACACGCTGGAAGACGTCGAAATGAGCCTGCCTCTACTCCAAGGCGTCTCCAACATCCTTCTTGCCGCCAAGGCCCACCACAGCGGCCGCTGCCTCCTAACCCTCCGCCGCTTCTTCCCCGAAATTCCGATCCATTGCCTTACCGTCGACGCCTACTACGGCGACATCCTTGTCACCCGAAATAACTGGACGACCACCCCCCTCGGCCGCGCCCGCGTCTGGGGCGAATACCAACGCATCCTCGCCTATTCCGCCAAAGGCGACATCGCCTCGCCGTAA
- a CDS encoding enterotoxin — protein sequence MRGIGCWGLVALGAVAAGQSGWQPSKAGVARFIVGKDAQVLENGAIMARVSVARGLRLLNVRNKWTNDQALAVDEPFSLILKDGTRYKASQIQLTRPLRRIHGNGFEALEADLTPDGGHLQIKWRLSLRNGGHYLRQEATFSAVDHDVDIRQVTLGAGAGTATTVGTVPGSPIVAGNYFAGLEHPMSANEGGAGWHLSMERKIPIRAGQSITYSSVIGVAPVGQMRRAVQSYLERERPRKYEPFLHYNSWYDLGFFTKFTAEECVNRINTFGQELVKRRGVKLQSFLFDDGWDDTSTVWKFHSGFPQGFEPLRQAAAQYGAAPGIWLSPWGGYGGPRNQRLATGRKVGMEIDSQGYALSGPKYYARFHEVCLDLVRRYGINQFKFDGTGSPDKQYPGSAFASDFEAAISLIHDLREAKPGLFINLTTGTWPSPFWTRYADSIWRGGSDHSFAGVGPYREQWITYRDGDTYHGIVQRGPLYPINSLMVHGLLFARSAQNLTNDPDGRFRNEIRTYFGSGTQLQEMYITPDLLSKQNWDNVAQSAKWSWANRDVLVDSHWVGGDPNNLEVYGWASWSPRKAILTLRNPSDKAQAFSIEPSRVFELPPSVKGRWVAKDPYGESSGISIAVGASKVVVLKPFEVRLLEGGIR from the coding sequence ATGAGGGGAATTGGGTGTTGGGGCCTGGTGGCGTTGGGGGCCGTCGCGGCGGGGCAGAGTGGGTGGCAGCCTTCGAAAGCGGGAGTAGCTCGGTTCATTGTTGGGAAGGACGCACAGGTTTTGGAAAACGGGGCGATAATGGCCCGGGTGTCGGTGGCGAGGGGGTTGCGGCTGCTCAATGTTCGCAACAAGTGGACGAACGATCAAGCGCTCGCAGTAGATGAGCCGTTCTCGCTGATTCTGAAAGACGGAACACGGTACAAGGCGTCGCAGATTCAGCTAACGAGGCCGTTGCGGCGGATCCATGGAAATGGGTTCGAGGCGCTCGAAGCAGACCTCACGCCGGATGGCGGCCATCTGCAGATAAAGTGGCGGCTATCGCTTCGGAATGGTGGCCACTATTTGCGCCAAGAGGCGACGTTCTCCGCGGTGGACCACGATGTGGACATCCGGCAGGTGACTCTGGGAGCGGGAGCGGGTACTGCCACGACAGTCGGGACCGTCCCCGGCTCGCCGATTGTTGCCGGCAACTACTTCGCGGGGCTCGAGCACCCAATGAGCGCCAACGAAGGGGGTGCGGGCTGGCATCTGAGTATGGAGCGGAAGATTCCGATTCGGGCAGGGCAGTCGATCACCTACTCGTCGGTCATCGGCGTCGCTCCGGTGGGTCAGATGAGGCGAGCGGTGCAGAGCTACCTGGAACGGGAGCGGCCACGGAAGTACGAGCCTTTTCTCCACTACAACTCTTGGTACGACCTTGGATTTTTCACCAAATTCACGGCCGAGGAGTGCGTGAACCGGATCAATACCTTCGGACAGGAGTTGGTGAAGAGGCGCGGCGTGAAGCTTCAGTCGTTCTTGTTCGACGACGGGTGGGACGACACTTCGACGGTTTGGAAGTTCCATTCGGGGTTTCCGCAGGGGTTCGAGCCGCTTCGGCAGGCGGCGGCGCAGTACGGCGCGGCGCCGGGGATCTGGCTCTCTCCATGGGGCGGCTACGGCGGGCCGCGAAACCAGCGGCTGGCAACCGGACGAAAGGTCGGGATGGAGATCGATTCGCAAGGGTATGCGCTCTCCGGGCCGAAGTACTACGCGCGGTTCCACGAGGTGTGTCTCGACTTGGTGCGGCGCTATGGGATCAACCAGTTCAAGTTCGATGGCACGGGGAGTCCGGACAAGCAGTACCCGGGCTCGGCGTTCGCCAGTGACTTCGAGGCGGCGATCAGCCTGATCCACGACCTGCGAGAGGCGAAGCCGGGTTTATTCATTAACCTCACAACCGGCACCTGGCCGTCGCCGTTTTGGACCCGATATGCGGATTCGATCTGGCGGGGCGGTTCGGACCACTCGTTCGCGGGCGTCGGTCCTTACCGGGAGCAGTGGATCACCTACCGCGACGGAGATACGTACCACGGGATCGTGCAGCGCGGTCCTCTCTATCCGATCAATTCGCTGATGGTGCACGGGCTGCTGTTCGCGCGGTCGGCGCAGAATCTCACCAACGACCCGGACGGACGGTTCCGCAACGAGATTCGGACGTACTTTGGGAGCGGAACCCAGCTTCAGGAGATGTACATTACGCCGGATCTGCTTTCGAAGCAGAACTGGGACAACGTCGCACAGTCGGCGAAATGGTCGTGGGCGAACCGCGACGTGCTGGTCGACAGCCACTGGGTCGGGGGCGACCCGAATAATCTCGAGGTGTACGGATGGGCGAGCTGGTCGCCGCGCAAGGCGATTTTGACGTTGCGCAATCCGAGCGATAAGGCGCAGGCGTTCTCGATCGAACCTTCACGGGTGTTCGAGCTTCCGCCGAGCGTGAAGGGGAGATGGGTGGCGAAGGACCCATACGGAGAGTCGTCAGGAATATCCATCGCCGTTGGGGCTTCGAAGGTGGTTGTCTTGAAGCCGTTTGAAGTCCGCTTGTTGGAAGGAGGGATTCGATGA
- a CDS encoding discoidin domain-containing protein, whose protein sequence is MVAPLIRQAAREAGAPVIEVSSASDFAEAVGDVIIDRRIEKKNWRLVSADSQQIDEGPAANAIDGRLETYWHTQYDPTTPKYPHEIVVDMGQSTWVEGFRYVPRQDGGVNGRVKGFAFYLSEDGKKWGDPVLKGEFPNTTKPTRLRFDHSQSARYFRFVALSEVNKGPWASAAEIDILRSRK, encoded by the coding sequence GTGGTCGCCCCGTTGATTCGCCAAGCGGCTCGAGAGGCCGGAGCCCCGGTAATTGAGGTTTCTAGCGCCTCGGACTTCGCAGAAGCGGTAGGCGACGTGATCATCGACCGGCGGATCGAGAAGAAGAACTGGCGCCTCGTATCCGCCGACAGCCAACAGATCGACGAAGGACCGGCGGCCAATGCTATCGACGGGCGTTTGGAGACTTACTGGCACACCCAGTACGACCCGACCACCCCGAAGTATCCGCACGAGATCGTGGTAGATATGGGGCAGTCGACGTGGGTCGAGGGGTTCCGGTATGTGCCACGGCAGGACGGGGGCGTCAACGGAAGAGTTAAAGGGTTTGCCTTCTACCTGAGTGAAGATGGCAAGAAGTGGGGCGACCCGGTTTTGAAAGGTGAGTTCCCTAACACTACCAAGCCGACTCGGCTTCGGTTCGACCACTCCCAGAGCGCCCGCTACTTCCGCTTCGTCGCCCTTTCCGAAGTCAACAAAGGCCCGTGGGCCTCGGCGGCGGAGATTGATATTTTGAGGTCTCGAAAATGA
- a CDS encoding right-handed parallel beta-helix repeat-containing protein, translated as MIENAGHPTMPLSVSKAMVALLALLLAQSNLLSVGEHKPFSRIEDAVAAAKPGDTIEVWPRPEGYSRTAVRITTSHLTIHGLGKKRVAIDGEGFEYSGVGATPRAIFQIDPEAEGVTITGFELRGAHNQSHNGAGIRINAARNATVENCDIHHNDMGIMSNGKDGDSRAAEHQEITLCRIHENGSAAEPGQNHNLYLGGASVTLFASEIYGALTGHNVKSRAHFTLIRSCHIYGGDNRAIDLVDSWYTEGPNSNAALIGNVIGMNPDAAGNRNVVHFGQEHGKRNGSLFLLNNTIATPFASPIVLMDTPQGQVFAFNNDIKNDAQKNPVLFEVVGGARLTAFSGGANRITPNYRPYPALLGKTPDPRVRYIDGEGVSRDGRSMLKYRDGLWVAAEQPMFGAQ; from the coding sequence ATGATCGAAAACGCCGGACACCCCACAATGCCCCTGTCCGTCAGTAAAGCGATGGTCGCCCTACTGGCCCTCTTGCTCGCTCAATCCAACCTCCTCTCGGTCGGCGAACACAAACCGTTCTCGCGAATCGAGGACGCCGTCGCTGCCGCCAAGCCGGGCGATACGATCGAAGTCTGGCCGCGCCCTGAGGGCTACTCGCGAACCGCGGTAAGGATCACCACGTCGCACCTAACGATCCACGGCCTGGGCAAGAAGCGGGTGGCGATCGACGGCGAAGGATTCGAATACAGCGGCGTCGGTGCCACCCCGCGGGCAATCTTTCAGATCGACCCGGAAGCGGAGGGGGTAACGATCACCGGTTTCGAGCTCCGGGGCGCTCACAATCAATCCCACAACGGCGCCGGCATCCGGATCAACGCCGCGCGAAACGCAACAGTCGAGAATTGCGACATCCACCACAACGACATGGGGATCATGTCGAACGGCAAGGACGGCGACTCGCGGGCTGCCGAACACCAAGAAATCACCCTCTGCCGAATTCACGAAAACGGCTCCGCCGCAGAGCCCGGTCAGAACCATAACCTCTACCTTGGCGGCGCATCCGTCACTCTGTTTGCCAGCGAAATCTACGGCGCGCTTACCGGCCACAACGTGAAGAGCCGCGCCCACTTCACCCTGATCCGTTCCTGCCACATCTACGGCGGCGACAACCGCGCCATCGATCTCGTCGATTCTTGGTACACCGAAGGCCCGAATTCCAACGCGGCCCTCATCGGCAACGTCATCGGGATGAACCCCGACGCCGCCGGCAACCGGAACGTCGTCCACTTCGGTCAGGAGCACGGCAAGCGAAACGGCTCGCTTTTCCTGCTGAACAACACGATCGCCACCCCATTCGCCTCCCCGATCGTGCTCATGGACACTCCGCAGGGCCAAGTTTTCGCCTTCAATAACGACATCAAGAACGACGCCCAAAAGAACCCGGTGCTATTCGAAGTTGTGGGCGGGGCGAGGCTCACCGCTTTCTCCGGCGGCGCTAACCGAATCACCCCAAACTACCGGCCCTACCCTGCGCTCCTGGGCAAAACCCCCGACCCCAGAGTCCGGTACATCGACGGAGAAGGCGTCTCGCGCGACGGACGTAGCATGCTGAAATACCGCGACGGCCTGTGGGTCGCCGCCGAGCAACCAATGTTCGGCGCCCAGTAG
- a CDS encoding mobile mystery protein B has product MTFENPDGATPLDLDEAGALIPSLSTQAELNEFEFLNIAEAIDWAERSRKIKADLLRPDTLRLLHKRMFGRTWRWAGQYRTTQKSIGVEAFRISTELLNLTEDVKCWLEFGSYPRGEIAARFHHRLVVIHPFPNGNGRHARLATDLLCERERWPRSLWGAAEGVEPGEVRSRYLDSLRQADRHDLSALISFMGIDPAPG; this is encoded by the coding sequence TTGACGTTCGAGAATCCGGATGGCGCGACGCCTCTAGATTTGGACGAGGCCGGCGCGTTAATCCCATCGCTCTCCACTCAAGCCGAACTTAATGAATTCGAGTTCCTCAACATCGCGGAGGCGATCGACTGGGCGGAGCGGAGCCGCAAAATCAAAGCCGATCTGCTTCGCCCGGATACTCTCCGGCTGTTGCACAAGAGGATGTTCGGAAGGACTTGGCGATGGGCGGGGCAGTACCGGACCACGCAGAAGTCGATCGGCGTCGAAGCGTTCCGGATCTCGACCGAGCTGCTGAATCTGACCGAGGATGTGAAGTGCTGGCTAGAGTTTGGATCCTATCCCCGTGGGGAGATCGCGGCGCGGTTCCACCACCGTCTCGTGGTCATCCACCCGTTTCCCAACGGCAACGGTCGGCACGCCCGGTTGGCGACGGACCTTTTGTGCGAGCGCGAACGGTGGCCGCGTTCGCTGTGGGGAGCGGCCGAAGGGGTTGAGCCGGGGGAGGTTCGGAGTCGCTATCTGGATTCGTTACGGCAGGCGGACCGGCACGATTTGTCGGCGTTGATTTCGTTCATGGGTATAGACCCAGCGCCGGGCTAA
- the glyS gene encoding glycine--tRNA ligase subunit beta — MPELLLEVGCEELPATFVRKAYTDLLNGLTALLGEAGVLNGGGTALGTPRRLIVSFPDLLAQQPDSVKEQRGPALKAAFDADGNPTPALQGFCRSQGIEVGDLRRDDQYVWVTKTIPGRPTAEILSEVVPKAIRGLAFDKSMRWGANRMRFARPIRWILTSFGGEAVPFDIEGVPSGLESRGHRFYSPEPFRATTFGELVDGLRSRQVEPDPERRRETILTGAKAVAHGTPDLPNALVDENTFLTEWPTAIQGTFRDEYSILPVPVLVTAMAKHEKMFPVRDADGKLTTRFVFIRNSGEDDTVRGGCEWVLNARFNDAKFFYDEDAKASMDVFLARTETIVFQEKLGTVRKRAERLVRLAEAVARATGAAESEAASARQAAVYAKADLASGLVGELTSLQGVIGAEYARREGMPESVAWAIESQYDPSRNYGPTTSDQRVAAYLAMADQLDKLAGYLGLGLAPSGSSDPYALRRAATVLIETAWAWPTALPNYDGLFSEALAGFAEQGVELNEAAARGALYDLFASRYSSLMPEVRYDVLEAALLDPGSVASTAPQEIRFRTQVLTRLAEDVAFVQTATRPMNIVLNARKKGIEYGAEAPLHRVEHSALESAEGLELLEVLAEQEDALRKAAGDRNEDEVIRLLRRLGQPITRFFDTTMVMADQPDVRYARLTLLHGASLQLLTAGDFSKIVIAGASDGS; from the coding sequence ATGCCTGAGTTGTTGCTCGAGGTTGGGTGCGAAGAGTTGCCGGCGACGTTTGTTCGCAAGGCGTACACCGATTTGCTGAACGGATTGACCGCGCTTCTTGGAGAGGCGGGGGTGCTGAACGGCGGCGGAACGGCGCTGGGGACTCCGCGGCGGCTGATCGTCTCGTTTCCCGATCTGTTGGCGCAGCAACCGGACTCGGTTAAGGAGCAACGGGGGCCGGCACTTAAGGCGGCGTTCGACGCGGACGGGAATCCGACGCCGGCTCTTCAGGGGTTCTGCCGGTCCCAGGGGATCGAGGTCGGCGACCTGCGAAGAGACGATCAGTACGTCTGGGTCACGAAGACGATCCCGGGGCGGCCGACGGCCGAGATCTTGAGCGAGGTGGTTCCCAAGGCCATTCGCGGTTTGGCGTTCGACAAGTCGATGCGCTGGGGTGCTAACCGGATGCGGTTTGCGCGGCCGATTCGCTGGATCTTGACGTCTTTCGGAGGCGAGGCGGTGCCGTTCGATATCGAAGGGGTTCCAAGCGGGCTCGAAAGCCGCGGACACCGCTTCTACTCACCGGAGCCGTTTCGCGCGACAACTTTTGGCGAGCTGGTCGACGGATTACGGTCTCGACAGGTGGAGCCAGACCCGGAACGTCGGCGCGAAACAATCTTGACCGGAGCCAAGGCGGTGGCACACGGGACGCCCGACCTTCCGAACGCGCTGGTGGATGAGAACACATTTCTTACCGAATGGCCGACGGCGATCCAGGGGACTTTCAGGGACGAATACTCGATCCTGCCGGTGCCAGTGCTGGTGACGGCAATGGCGAAGCACGAGAAGATGTTTCCGGTTCGCGATGCGGACGGGAAGCTCACCACTCGATTCGTCTTCATTCGCAATTCCGGGGAAGACGACACGGTGCGAGGCGGGTGCGAGTGGGTGTTGAACGCGCGCTTCAACGATGCCAAGTTCTTTTACGACGAAGACGCCAAGGCGTCGATGGACGTCTTTTTGGCGCGCACCGAGACGATCGTCTTTCAGGAGAAGTTGGGAACGGTTCGAAAGCGGGCGGAACGGTTGGTTCGACTCGCGGAGGCGGTCGCTCGGGCAACCGGCGCGGCAGAGAGCGAGGCGGCGAGCGCCCGGCAGGCCGCGGTTTACGCCAAAGCGGATTTGGCCAGCGGTCTCGTCGGTGAGTTGACTTCCCTTCAGGGGGTCATCGGCGCCGAGTACGCGCGACGGGAAGGGATGCCGGAATCGGTTGCGTGGGCGATCGAATCGCAATACGATCCGTCCCGGAACTATGGGCCGACGACGTCCGATCAGAGGGTTGCGGCGTATCTGGCGATGGCGGACCAGCTCGACAAGCTGGCCGGCTATTTGGGCCTCGGACTCGCGCCGAGCGGGTCGTCGGACCCGTACGCGCTTCGGCGAGCGGCCACGGTTTTGATCGAAACCGCCTGGGCTTGGCCGACGGCGTTGCCGAACTATGACGGGCTGTTTTCGGAAGCGCTGGCGGGGTTTGCCGAGCAGGGGGTGGAATTGAACGAGGCGGCAGCACGAGGAGCGCTGTACGACCTGTTTGCCTCTCGCTACTCGTCTCTTATGCCGGAGGTTCGATACGACGTTTTGGAGGCGGCGCTGCTGGATCCGGGGAGTGTGGCTTCGACGGCGCCGCAGGAGATCCGCTTCCGCACTCAGGTCCTGACTCGACTTGCCGAAGACGTGGCATTCGTTCAGACGGCCACGCGGCCGATGAACATCGTGCTGAACGCGCGGAAGAAAGGGATCGAGTACGGGGCGGAAGCTCCATTGCACCGGGTAGAGCATTCGGCGCTGGAGTCGGCGGAGGGGCTGGAGCTTCTGGAAGTTCTCGCCGAGCAGGAAGATGCACTTCGAAAGGCGGCGGGCGACCGGAACGAAGACGAGGTGATCCGTCTGCTGCGGCGTCTTGGCCAGCCGATCACGCGATTCTTCGACACCACGATGGTGATGGCGGACCAGCCGGACGTACGGTACGCGCGGCTGACGCTTCTGCACGGGGCGTCGCTGCAGTTGCTGACGGCGGGGGATTTCTCGAAGATCGTGATCGCGGGCGCTTCGGACGGTTCGTAG
- a CDS encoding M1 family metallopeptidase, whose protein sequence is MPLFLPLLMGQAQNPFAPPVASMHYALDRTCDLTHLAINLDVDYPNRVFTGHAVNFLTPLRNGISEVRLMAGPVLQISRLTVDGQPAKYRREGRNLFISTPGLKKGKPFQIAIDYSAKNSRAQPFGGMGGFHWINTREGQPATRVGFWTQGETEFNSDWAPTWDYPNDLTTSEETCTVQADWNVIGNGTLVSNTVKGNRRTYHWKMTQPHATYLLTLVGGPLDIKRDKWQGVDLWYVVPRGEAKYIDDTFGHTKDMLTFFSDSLGVKYAWPKYAQNFMYDFGGGMENVSATTLGEGSITEARAGYFTADSLLSHEMAHQWFGDLVTCKDWGDTWLNESFASFMEAFYTEHSRNVGAYVAEMDDNMASYFAEARRYKRPLSTKMYPNGDAMFDSHTYPKGAVILHTLRRFLGDENFLAVLNLYLRTWRHTPVESAQLRRAMTEATGINVEPFWAQWIEKPGHPVLDYTWKQEGGKTLLTVKQTQNTADGTPVYDIPAKAGVISGGVMTRYPVHLSKVEETFELPVTGTVQAVVLDPDHDFLREIPNLHWSPAELPAILAASPSGSDRTTAMRRMLSDSPSDATVQAVVAAVRADNGPFPSIRTIAPLAGLERADLRPLFTELLGHPNFGRRAEAVLALGRLPQDQDTTRRLRELVNPQAPIQVVTNAIQVLAKWDAIGNADVFKKALLIPSRFDRIKRAAQNALDG, encoded by the coding sequence ATGCCGTTGTTCTTGCCTTTGCTCATGGGACAGGCGCAGAATCCGTTTGCGCCGCCGGTTGCGTCGATGCACTATGCGCTCGACCGGACTTGCGACCTGACGCATCTCGCGATCAACTTAGATGTCGATTATCCGAACCGGGTCTTTACGGGCCACGCGGTCAACTTCTTGACGCCGCTTCGGAATGGGATCTCAGAGGTTCGGCTGATGGCGGGACCGGTCCTGCAGATTTCGCGGCTCACGGTGGATGGACAGCCGGCGAAATACCGGCGAGAGGGGCGGAACCTCTTTATCTCGACTCCCGGACTCAAGAAGGGGAAGCCGTTCCAGATCGCGATCGACTACAGCGCGAAGAACAGCCGAGCTCAGCCGTTCGGCGGGATGGGCGGGTTCCACTGGATCAATACTCGCGAGGGGCAGCCGGCAACGCGGGTCGGTTTTTGGACGCAAGGCGAAACCGAATTCAATAGCGATTGGGCGCCGACCTGGGACTATCCGAACGACCTGACCACGAGCGAAGAGACTTGCACGGTCCAAGCCGACTGGAATGTGATCGGAAACGGAACGCTCGTCTCGAATACGGTCAAAGGGAACCGGCGCACCTATCACTGGAAGATGACGCAGCCGCATGCAACCTACCTACTAACCTTGGTGGGGGGACCGCTCGACATCAAGCGGGACAAGTGGCAGGGGGTCGACCTCTGGTACGTCGTTCCTCGCGGCGAGGCGAAGTATATCGACGACACGTTCGGGCACACGAAGGACATGCTGACGTTCTTCTCCGACTCGCTTGGCGTGAAATACGCATGGCCCAAGTACGCCCAGAACTTCATGTACGACTTCGGCGGCGGAATGGAGAACGTGAGCGCCACCACGCTGGGCGAGGGGTCGATCACGGAGGCGAGGGCGGGGTATTTCACCGCGGACTCGCTGCTCAGCCACGAGATGGCGCACCAGTGGTTCGGCGATCTGGTCACCTGCAAGGATTGGGGCGATACGTGGCTGAACGAGAGCTTTGCCTCGTTTATGGAGGCGTTCTACACGGAGCACTCGCGGAACGTGGGCGCCTACGTCGCCGAGATGGACGACAACATGGCCTCCTACTTCGCGGAGGCGCGACGCTATAAGCGGCCACTGTCAACGAAGATGTATCCGAACGGGGACGCGATGTTCGACTCGCACACCTATCCGAAAGGGGCGGTCATTTTGCATACGCTTCGCCGATTCTTGGGGGATGAGAACTTCCTAGCGGTGCTGAACCTGTACCTGCGGACTTGGAGGCACACTCCGGTGGAGAGCGCGCAACTTCGGCGGGCGATGACCGAGGCGACCGGGATCAACGTGGAGCCGTTCTGGGCGCAGTGGATCGAGAAGCCGGGGCACCCGGTGCTCGATTACACCTGGAAGCAGGAAGGGGGCAAGACGTTGCTCACGGTAAAGCAGACCCAGAATACGGCGGACGGAACGCCGGTTTACGACATCCCGGCGAAAGCTGGCGTGATCTCGGGTGGGGTCATGACGCGCTATCCGGTGCATCTGTCCAAGGTCGAGGAGACGTTCGAGCTTCCGGTGACGGGGACCGTACAAGCGGTGGTCCTAGACCCGGATCACGATTTTCTGCGCGAGATTCCGAACCTGCATTGGTCCCCTGCCGAGCTTCCGGCGATCTTGGCGGCCTCGCCGAGCGGAAGCGACCGGACCACCGCAATGCGGCGGATGCTGAGCGACTCACCGAGCGACGCCACGGTTCAAGCGGTGGTCGCGGCAGTCAGGGCGGATAACGGTCCGTTCCCTTCGATCCGCACCATCGCCCCGCTGGCGGGGCTCGAACGCGCCGATCTTCGACCGCTGTTTACGGAGTTGCTCGGCCACCCGAACTTCGGTCGACGGGCGGAGGCGGTGTTGGCGCTCGGGCGGCTGCCGCAGGATCAGGACACGACGCGGCGGCTTCGCGAGTTGGTGAACCCGCAAGCGCCGATCCAGGTCGTGACGAACGCAATCCAGGTTCTGGCGAAGTGGGACGCCATAGGGAACGCGGACGTGTTTAAGAAAGCGCTCCTGATTCCCTCTCGCTTCGACCGTATCAAGCGGGCGGCTCAGAACGCGCTGGACGGGTAA
- a CDS encoding mobile mystery protein A: MSREFRRQQLDRQLMPFGPLVAAPTPAGGWVRAIREALGMSLQTFSTRMGLTSRSTALQIEQAEVEGSITVKRLRAAADALGCDVAIVFVPRIPLTQMTEERAREKAEERVKRVGHSMVMESQGVYGSRLDEIVERTTREILSRGDSRLWD; this comes from the coding sequence ATGAGCAGGGAGTTTAGGAGGCAACAGTTGGATCGGCAACTCATGCCGTTTGGGCCGCTTGTTGCCGCTCCTACGCCCGCGGGTGGCTGGGTCCGGGCGATCCGGGAGGCGCTGGGGATGAGCCTCCAGACGTTCTCTACTCGGATGGGGCTGACTTCGCGGTCGACGGCGCTTCAGATCGAACAGGCGGAGGTCGAGGGTTCGATCACGGTCAAGCGGCTGCGGGCGGCGGCCGACGCGCTCGGCTGCGATGTGGCGATCGTGTTTGTGCCTCGGATTCCGCTGACCCAAATGACAGAGGAAAGAGCGCGCGAAAAGGCGGAAGAGCGAGTGAAGCGAGTGGGACATTCCATGGTGATGGAGTCCCAGGGAGTGTATGGCTCCCGACTCGACGAGATTGTGGAACGGACTACCCGGGAGATCCTCTCCCGGGGGGATTCGCGGCTTTGGGATTGA